A genome region from Salvia splendens isolate huo1 chromosome 19, SspV2, whole genome shotgun sequence includes the following:
- the LOC121779307 gene encoding uncharacterized protein At1g76070-like, with amino-acid sequence MEKASSKSKSKILRLIPRAATASFSFQNPRVRGNSNNLKSQLYRAFSCPMISMIPAEAREESKSSEIQEPTSPKISCMGQIKPKKKICRLQPEFGPVIPSQPATLNKNPSVIKKIFNGRRKSDDSINRGKPPLPDRAPRLSHLMRFASSRDKFACHDWAGGGGDWGSYSDVDDDVVFPMLGSVADVVLEPRKEINLWKRRTVAQLKPLKLNVC; translated from the coding sequence ATGGAAAAGGCATCATCTAAATCAAAGAGCAAGATATTGAGGCTTATACCAAGAGCAGCTACAGCTTCATTTTCATTCCAAAACCCTCGGGTTAGAGGAAATTCGAATAACCTCAAATCCCAACTATACCGGGCCTTCTCCTGCCCGATGATTTCCATGATTCCAGCTGAGGCCCGGGAAGAGTCGAAAAGCTCCGAGATACAAGAGCCGACTTCGCCCAAAATCTCATGCATGGGACAAATCAAGCCCAAGAAAAAGATCTGCAGGCTTCAGCCCGAATTCGGGCCCGTTATTCCATCCCAGCCCGCGACACTGAATAAGAATCCGTCGGTAATCAAGAAGATTTTCAACGGTAGAAGAAAAAGCGACGATTCAATTAATCGCGGGAAGCCGCCGCTTCCGGATAGGGCTCCGCGGCTGAGCCACTTGATGAGATTCGCCAGCAGCCGCGACAAGTTTGCGTGTCATGAttgggcgggcggcggcggggaTTGGGGGAGCTACAGCGACGTAGATGACGACGTCGTTTTTCCAATGTTGGGGAGTGTGGCCGACGTGGTTTTGGAGCCGAGGAAGGAGATTAATTTGTGGAAGAGGAGGACTGTGGCTCAGCTTAAGCCTCTTAAGCTGAATGTTTGTTGA